The Thermoanaerobacterium thermosaccharolyticum DSM 571 region AATTCGCCGCTTAACCCTATTTCAAGACCTCTTATTGTTGTGAAGGAACCTCCAAGCCCGACGAGTATAGCCCAAAGCCTTATGTCATTTAATATAGAATTGATTATCTTTATTGGAGACTCAAATATGAAAAGTGATGAAAGAGAGCCGAATATAGTGCCTCCAATAACAACACCAAGGGACGTAAAATATGGTATGAAAAAGACTCTGAATATTTTTATTAACATAAAACCACCTCATATATTTATATGCCTATAAAATTTAAAATATCTGATGTGCGGCTTTTATTTATTAAGCCTTGCAATTATAATTAAATATGAGGTGAAAAAGATGTATGATGTAATTATCATTGGCGGTGGACCTGCAGGATCTACCTTAGCCAGAAGATTATCAGCTCAAGGATATAAAGCTTTATTGATAGAAAAGTTTACTATGCCGAGATATAAAGCGTGTGGCGGCGGAATAACGCCAAGGTGCTATAAAATGTTAGATCTTGATATAAGTGATTATGTGGAGGATACCACATATAAGATTGCTTTTAAATTTCCAAACAATAAATCAGTAGTCCTAGAGACTGAAAAACCTATCATATATCAAGTGGATAGGACTAAATTTGATAAATACTTAATAGACAAGGCAGTTGAGAGCGGTTGTGATGTACATGATGGGGAAAAATTTTTAGACTTTTACAGAGATGGCAAGGAAGTCGTTGTGAAAACAGATAGAGGTCAGTATAAAACGAGGATATTAGTAGGTGCGGATGGAATAAACAGTACTGTTGCATATAAGGCAAATTTGTTAAATGGAGAAAAAGGTATTGCTCTTGAAGCAGAGGTATATGTTGATAAATGCGATATTGAAAAAGTGAGAGGTGAAGTTGTAGTAGATTTTAACGCAATAAAATACGGCTATGGCTGGGTATTTCCCAAAAAAGATAGATTGTCTATCGGCGTTGGAACTTTTTTAAGTAAAACATCAAAAATAAAGGAAAATCTTTCTAATATGATTGACGAAAATGTAGTTGGCAATGTAGAAGAATGCAAAATATACGGGCATCAACTGTCATTTCCGAATGGAAAAGATGGGACTTATAACAATGATAAAGTTATCTTAATTGGAGATGCTACAAGGCTTGCTGATCCATTTACAGGTGAAGGTATATATAATGCGATACTTACAGCAAACATATCATTTGACGTTATAGAAAAATATTTTAATGGTAAATGTGAACTTAGTGAATATACAGAACGATTAAGAAGAGAGGTTGTATCAGACATTAAATGGGCCCATAGATTATCGCTATTTACATACAACAATATGGGATTTATAGAAAAGTCGGTAAAATATTTTTCTAATGTTCTGTCGTATTTTATAGACATCATGATGGGGGATAATAACTATATAAACTATAAATTAAAAGTTCCATTGTATGCATTGCATATTAAAAATTCTAAAACAAAGATAAAAGTAAAAAATGATGTAGCTCATATATAGTTGACATCAAGATGTAATTAAATTAAACTATGTATAGGTAGTACCCCTAATGAGTATATGAAAGGAGAGTTTAAATATGAGTTTATTTGGTCCAAAAGGCGAGACTACAACGATTGATGTGAAAGGTATGTCATGCAATCATTGCAAAATGACTGTAGAGAAAGCTTTAAAAGCGCTTGATGGAGTATCAAAGGCGACAGTAGACCTAGATAAAGCCAATGTCACTGTAACATACGATCCCAAGAAAGTTACGATAGATGAAATGAAAAAGGCAATTATTGATGCAGGATATGAAGCATAGAAATTATCCTAGCAATAGTTTTTATATTTTCATTAGATTTGTTAACCGCTATTGCGGTTATTTTTTTATATTTAATGTATAATAAAATTGATAAAATCTTATTTACAAAAATTATTTATTGCTATATAATAAATACATAAAATCCAATCGGAATACTGAATATTAAAAGGAGAGGATAAAATGTCGAAAATAGCAAAAAGTCTTACAGATTTAATAGGCAATACACCACTGCTGGAGTTATCTAATTACAACCAAGAAAACAATCTTAAAGCAAGATTAATTGCAAAATTGGAGTATTTTAACCCATTAAGCAGTGTAAAAGACAGAATTGGATATGCAATGATTAAAGATGCAGAGGAAAAAGGATTAATAAATAAAGACACTGTCATAATTGAACCGACAAGTGGCAATACTGGTATCGCGTTGGCTTTTGTTTCTGCGGCGAAGAAGTATAAGTTGATTTTGACTATGCCTGAGACTATGAGCGTGGAAAGAAGAAATTTGCTTAAAGCACTTGGTGCCGAAATAGTATTGACACCAGGTCCGGAAGGCATGTCTGGAGCTGTAAGAAAAGCTGAAGAATTGGCAAAGGAATACGGAAACGCATTTATACCGCAACAGTTTAAAAATCCTGTAAACCCTGAGATACACAGAAAGACGACTGCGGAAGAGATATGGAGAGATACGGATGGAAATGTAGATATATTTGTCGCAGGCGTTGGCACAGGAGGAACAATAACAGGTGTCGGTGAAGTGTTGAAAGCGAGGAAGCCTGATGTAAAGATCGTTGCGGTAGAGCCTGCAGATTCGCCAGTATTGTCTGGTGGAAAACCTGGTCCCCACAAGATACAAGGAATAGGTGCAGGATTCGTTCCTGACGTATTTAATAAAGACATAATTGATGAGATATATCAAGTAAGAAATAATGAAGCATTTGAAACATCGAGAGCATTAGCAAAAGCTGAAGGCTTATTAGTTGGCATATCATCTGGTGCGGCTGCATTTGCAGCGACTCAGATTGCAAAGAGACCAGAAAACAAAGACAAGACAATAGTTGTATTGCTGCCTGATACAGGCGAAAGATACCTGTCAACAACATTGTATCAGGATTAATAAAAGGTTGTTAGAGTGCATAAAAATGCTCTTCCATATTAATGGATAAAATGATATAATATATATGACAATAAAAAAGAGGATGAAGCTCCCTCATTTAAACTGCTGAAAAGCTGATGGCTTCTACTAGTAGAGTAGATAGCTATCGGCTTTTTAATTTTTTAGATAAAATATTCTTTTAAATATCGCTCTAATTTTCTTAGGAGGTGCAGATGAAATGGCGTTTAAAAGTATTCTGTTTCTAAATACTAATGATTTGTTAAGTAATGAAGTACCTTGCGAAATGGAATTTTTTACGGATTTAAATATTGATCAAATAATAGATGCTGTAACATTTGGCAGAAGCGAATATAACCTTAAACCGTTTTTCTACAAATTGTCTAATGACATTGATACAATAAAATATCGTCAAGAAATAATGAAAGATCTAGAAAACAAAAAACTTTTTGAGTGCATAAAATCTTTTTCTGAAAAATTTCAACTTATGCGGCAACATCTGAAACAGATAGATAAGCTTTACTACAAATATCAAAAGGAAAGATGGTTTTTAGATGCAGTTTTAATATATTGTGATGCTGTAGCTTGTCTTGGCAACGATTTGACACAGATTAATTTAAAATCTACAGGTTTTATCGCCTTTAGAGAGTATATTTTAGACTATGTTAAAAGCGAAACATTCATTTCATTAAACAATGCTACGAAAAAGCTTAATGAAGATTTGTCATCGGTAAAGTACAGTATTCTTATAAGGGGAAACAGTATAAAAGTAGGTAAATACGAATCAGAGATAAATTACAGCGACATCGTAGAAGAAACTTTTAAAAAATTTAAAGAAGGAGAGACAAAAGATTACAGGAAGAAGTTTTCGGACTATGCCGATATGAATCATGTTGAGGCAAAAATTTTAGATATAGTAGCTCAATTATATAAAGAAATATTTATCGAACTTGACGATTACTGCGCTAAAAATAGCAGTTATGTTGATGAAAAAATTGGTACATTTGAACGGGAGATACAATTTTATATGTCTTACTTAGAATTTATTTCAAAGTTTAAAGAAATAGGATTGGAGTTTTGTTATCCACACTTTGTAAGCGAATCAAAAGAAGTTTTTGATTATGGATGCTTTGATTTGGCATTGGCAAATAAACTTATTTCTAATAAATCGACGATTGTTACTAATGATTTTTATTTAAGTGGTAATGAGCGAATCTTCGTTGTATCTGGACCTAATCAAGGAGGAAAGACTACATTTGCCAGGACATTTGGGCAAGTTCATTATCTTGCAAGCATTGGATGTCCAGTTCCAGGATATAAAGCACAGTTATTCTTATTTGACAATATTTTTACACACTTTGAAAGAGAGGAAAATGTAAATGAACTTCATGGCAAGTTAGAAGACGAATTGATTAGAATTTATGATATTCTCTCAAAAGCTACGCCTTACAGCATTGCTATATTGAATGAAATATTTACTTCTACTACATTAAAAGATGCCATTTTTCTCAGCAAAAAGATAATGGATAGAATTATAGATCTAGATTTGCTTTGTGTTTGGGTTACATTTATAGATGAATTATCCACTTATAGTGAAAAGACTGTAAGTGTAGTTAGTACGGTCGTACCGGACAATCCATCGCTTAGAACTTATAAGGTTGTAAGAAAACCGGCTGACGGATTATCTTATGCTATTACAATTGCGGAAAAATACAGACTTACGTACGACTATATAAAGGAGCGTGTAAAATTATGAAGACATTTCTATTGTACAAAAATCGTGTTTTTGATATGAAACAGGAATTGCCTTGGAATGAACAGATGCTGATACAGGATTTGGGTTTGAAGGCGGTTTTTGATGCTATGGCACAAGGCGATGAATTTTTGTATGATGTGGCTTACAAAGTCATTCTAACAAGTTTAAATGATGTAAATGAGATAATTTATCGTCAAGACATTTTAAGAGATTGCCTTAAAAATCCTTCTGTCGTCAGGACCATTTATGGTATTGCGGTTGAAACATTAGAAAATGAGAAGAAAAATTTTTGGAGCATCTTTAGTAGCTATCCGTCTTCAATTTTGCACAGCTCAATTGAACTTATGTATATGTATGTGGATATGCTTATAAAATTGAGAAAAATTGCGGAAGAAAATATCGATAACTTTGAATCAGATGGTTTTAAATCATTATTTTCAATGCTACAAAAAGAGCTAAATGATGAGTACATTGAAGTCGTAAAAACACATTTAAAAGAATTGAAATTTGAAAAAGGGGTATTGATAAGTGCAGAATTGGGAAAAGGCAATAAAGGGATTAATTACATTCTCAGAAAACCTAATGAAATTAAACAGAGTTTAATTGAAAAGATTTTTTCAAAAAAGGCTACGGCTTTTACATTTTACATCGCCGATCGAGATGAAAGTGGAATGAAGGCATTATCAGAATTAAAGGACAGAGGCATAAACCTTGCAGCAAATGCTTTAGCACAATCCGCAGATCACATTAACGGCTTTTTTAAAATGCTAAGAACAGAATTAGCATTTTATATCGGCTGCATTAATTTATATGAGCAACTTATGAAGATAGGTGAGACTATATGCTTTCCCGTGCCTTTATCAGCGGATGAACGGAAACACTCATTTGTCGGTCTATATGATATTAGTCTGTCTCTGACAATGAAAAAGAGAGTAGTATCAAACGATTTAAATGGGGATGAGAAGGACCTTTTTGTCATAACAGGAGCTAACCAAGGTGGAAAAACGACGTTTTTAAGAAGTATTGGGCTGGCGCAGTTAATGATGCAGTCTGGGATGTTTGTGGCGGCAGAAAGATTTTCTGCTAATATTAGTATCGGATTGTTTACACACTTTAAGAGAGAAGAAGATGAAGAAATGAACAGCGGTAAATTAGACGAAGAATTAAGCAGGATGAGTGACATTGTCGATAATATAAAGCAAAATTCCATGATACTTTTTAATGAATCATTTGCAGCTACAAATGAAAGGGAGGGCTCAGAGATTTCAAGACAGATAATAAGCGCATTGCTGGAAGCCAGAGTAAAAATATTTTTTGTCACGCATCTATATGAATTATCTCGCAGCTTGTACGATAAAAAGTTGGACAATGCAGTTTTTTTACGAGCTGAGAGAAAGCCCAATGGTGAAAGGTCTTTTAAATTAGTTGAGGGTGAACCGCTTAAGACAAGCTATGGAGAGGATTTATACAAGAGAATATTCAAAGAATAATAGTATTGTTTTTAGAATAGGAAGGTGTGGCCGTGATGAAAAAATATCATTTGAATAAGTGACGCGCAGATGGAAGAAATAAAGGAATTAAAAGAGGATTTGGAAAGGGACGGTTTCGGCAATGAAAATTATTGATTGGAAAGAGAAAATCAAGTGCTGTATGCTCAATATTAGCTGTAATTTTCATAACTATATTTAAAATTGAGAAATAAACAATGTATAGTTCATACATGGACCATACTTTATTTATTGTCTTACAGTGAAAATGATATAATATATTAAGAATGTATCGGCAATTATTTAGGTTGGGTGATATTAAAATAATAAAGAGATGTGATGAGTATGGATAAGAAAACTGTTATCAATATACTTAATGAAATAGGGCTTTTATTAGAGCTAAAAGGTGAAAATCCTTTTAAGTCGAGAGCATATTATAATGCTGCCCGTACAATAGAAGTTCTTGATGATGATATTGAAAAATTAATAAAAGAAGATAGGTTAAAGGATATAAAAGGCATTGGTGATGCGCTTAATAAAAAGCTTACAGAGCTTGTTACAACTGGGAGACTTGAATACTATGATAATCTTAAAGCATCGATACCTGAAGGCCTCATTGAGATGTTAAAAATACCAGGTCTTGGACCTAAAAAGATAAAAACATTGTATGACAAATTGGATATAAAGACGGTTGGTGAGCTGGAATATGCCTGTATTGAAAATAGACTAGTTGAATTACCTGGATTTGGTGAAAAGACACAGAAAAAAATCCTTGAAGGTATACAATTTATAAAACAGTTTAGTGGTAAGCATCTATTTATGG contains the following coding sequences:
- a CDS encoding YtrH family sporulation protein — protein: MLIKIFRVFFIPYFTSLGVVIGGTIFGSLSSLFIFESPIKIINSILNDIRLWAILVGLGGSFTTIRGLEIGLSGEFTQLAKQGLILSGAFLGSYSGFKLITCIIGEFK
- a CDS encoding NAD(P)/FAD-dependent oxidoreductase, with protein sequence MYDVIIIGGGPAGSTLARRLSAQGYKALLIEKFTMPRYKACGGGITPRCYKMLDLDISDYVEDTTYKIAFKFPNNKSVVLETEKPIIYQVDRTKFDKYLIDKAVESGCDVHDGEKFLDFYRDGKEVVVKTDRGQYKTRILVGADGINSTVAYKANLLNGEKGIALEAEVYVDKCDIEKVRGEVVVDFNAIKYGYGWVFPKKDRLSIGVGTFLSKTSKIKENLSNMIDENVVGNVEECKIYGHQLSFPNGKDGTYNNDKVILIGDATRLADPFTGEGIYNAILTANISFDVIEKYFNGKCELSEYTERLRREVVSDIKWAHRLSLFTYNNMGFIEKSVKYFSNVLSYFIDIMMGDNNYINYKLKVPLYALHIKNSKTKIKVKNDVAHI
- the copZ gene encoding copper chaperone CopZ — its product is MSLFGPKGETTTIDVKGMSCNHCKMTVEKALKALDGVSKATVDLDKANVTVTYDPKKVTIDEMKKAIIDAGYEA
- the cysK gene encoding cysteine synthase A, producing MSKIAKSLTDLIGNTPLLELSNYNQENNLKARLIAKLEYFNPLSSVKDRIGYAMIKDAEEKGLINKDTVIIEPTSGNTGIALAFVSAAKKYKLILTMPETMSVERRNLLKALGAEIVLTPGPEGMSGAVRKAEELAKEYGNAFIPQQFKNPVNPEIHRKTTAEEIWRDTDGNVDIFVAGVGTGGTITGVGEVLKARKPDVKIVAVEPADSPVLSGGKPGPHKIQGIGAGFVPDVFNKDIIDEIYQVRNNEAFETSRALAKAEGLLVGISSGAAAFAATQIAKRPENKDKTIVVLLPDTGERYLSTTLYQD
- a CDS encoding MutS-related protein; this translates as MAFKSILFLNTNDLLSNEVPCEMEFFTDLNIDQIIDAVTFGRSEYNLKPFFYKLSNDIDTIKYRQEIMKDLENKKLFECIKSFSEKFQLMRQHLKQIDKLYYKYQKERWFLDAVLIYCDAVACLGNDLTQINLKSTGFIAFREYILDYVKSETFISLNNATKKLNEDLSSVKYSILIRGNSIKVGKYESEINYSDIVEETFKKFKEGETKDYRKKFSDYADMNHVEAKILDIVAQLYKEIFIELDDYCAKNSSYVDEKIGTFEREIQFYMSYLEFISKFKEIGLEFCYPHFVSESKEVFDYGCFDLALANKLISNKSTIVTNDFYLSGNERIFVVSGPNQGGKTTFARTFGQVHYLASIGCPVPGYKAQLFLFDNIFTHFEREENVNELHGKLEDELIRIYDILSKATPYSIAILNEIFTSTTLKDAIFLSKKIMDRIIDLDLLCVWVTFIDELSTYSEKTVSVVSTVVPDNPSLRTYKVVRKPADGLSYAITIAEKYRLTYDYIKERVKL
- a CDS encoding MutS-related protein, translating into MKTFLLYKNRVFDMKQELPWNEQMLIQDLGLKAVFDAMAQGDEFLYDVAYKVILTSLNDVNEIIYRQDILRDCLKNPSVVRTIYGIAVETLENEKKNFWSIFSSYPSSILHSSIELMYMYVDMLIKLRKIAEENIDNFESDGFKSLFSMLQKELNDEYIEVVKTHLKELKFEKGVLISAELGKGNKGINYILRKPNEIKQSLIEKIFSKKATAFTFYIADRDESGMKALSELKDRGINLAANALAQSADHINGFFKMLRTELAFYIGCINLYEQLMKIGETICFPVPLSADERKHSFVGLYDISLSLTMKKRVVSNDLNGDEKDLFVITGANQGGKTTFLRSIGLAQLMMQSGMFVAAERFSANISIGLFTHFKREEDEEMNSGKLDEELSRMSDIVDNIKQNSMILFNESFAATNEREGSEISRQIISALLEARVKIFFVTHLYELSRSLYDKKLDNAVFLRAERKPNGERSFKLVEGEPLKTSYGEDLYKRIFKE